The following coding sequences are from one Scomber japonicus isolate fScoJap1 chromosome 3, fScoJap1.pri, whole genome shotgun sequence window:
- the dusp7 gene encoding dual specificity protein phosphatase 7: protein MNVSLMKIKHLWRGSVIVTMMMISSKSVEWLQEELESGATSLLLLDCRPHELYESSHIESAINLAIPGLMLRRLKKGNLPIRSIIPNNEDKEKFVKRCKTDVVVLYDEATTERQESGLGSSVLGLLLQKLRDDGCKAFYLEGGFNKFQSEYPEHCETNLDCSCPSSSPPASVLGLGGLRISSDCSDGESDREPGSATESEGSPLPNNQPAFPVQILPYLYLGCAKDSTNLDVLSKYNIKYILNVTPNLPNMFEHEGDFKYKQIPISDHWSQNLSQFFPEAISFIDEARSKKCGILVHCLAGISRSVTVTVAYLMQKLNLSLNDAYDFVKRKKSNISPNFNFMGQLLDFERTLGLNSPCDNHSSSPTHDQLFFTTPTNHNVFQLDTLEST from the exons ATGAACGTTTCCCTGATGAAAATTAAGCATCTGTGGAGAGGCTCTGTGATCGTGACTATGATGATGATATCGAGTAAGAGCGTGGAGTggctgcaggaggagctggagtcAGGGGccacctctctgctgctgctggactgcAGACCCCATGAGCTTTACGAGTCCTCGCACATCGAGTCGGCCATCAACCTGGCCATCCCGGGCCTCATGCTCCGCAGGTTGAAGAAGGGGAACCTGCCGATCCGCTCCATCATCCCCAACAACGAGGATAAGGAGAAATTTGTGAAGCGGTGTAAGACGGACGTGGTGGTGCTGTATGACGAGGCGACCACGGAGCGACAGGAGTCCGGGCTGGGGAGCTCCGTGCTGGGGTTGCTCCTGCAGAAGCTGCGGGACGACGGGTGCAAGGCTTTCTATCTAGAGG GGGGCTTCAACAAGTTCCAGTCTGAGTACCCTGAGCACTGCGAGACCAATTTGGACTGCTCGTGTCCCAGCAGCTCCCCGCCAGCGTCTGTTCTGGGTCTGGGAGGCCTTCGCATCAGCTCAGACTGCTCAGACGGGGAATCTGACCGTGAGCCCGGCAGTGCCACAGAGTCAGAGGGCAGCCCGCTACCAAACAACCAGCCAGCGTTCCCCGTCCAGATCCTGCCGTACCTTTACCTGGGCTGTGCCAAAGACTCCACCAACCTGGATGTGCTCAGCAAGTACAACATCAAGTACATCCTCAACGTGACGCCCAACCTGCCCAACATGTTCGAACATGAAGGCGACTTCAAGTACAAACAGATCCCCATCTCCGACCACTGGAGCCAGAATCTCTCTCAGTTTTTCCCTGAGGCCATTTCATTCATTG ACGAGGCCCGCTCGAAAAAGTGCGGCATCCTGGTGCACTGCCTGGCCGGGATCAGCCGCTCGGTGACCGTCACTGTGGCCTACCTGATGCAGAAGCTCAACCTGTCGCTCAACGACGCTTACGACTTTGTCAAGCGGAAAAAGTCGAACATTTCCCCAAACTTCAACTTTATGGGCCAGCTCCTGGACTTTGAGCGGACGCTGGGCCTCAACAGCCCCTGTGACAACCACTCGTCCTCCCCGACACACGACCAGCTCTTCTTCACCACCCCGACCAATCACAATGTGTTTCAACTGGACACGCTGGAGTCCACATGA